In one Cloacibacillus porcorum genomic region, the following are encoded:
- a CDS encoding MFS transporter produces the protein MPKIASPTRDNPSIPASAWGYILLFFCITFISAALESGYYFMLPYLAGIGISAGELGGVVMGVCYGVSFSLRPFIPIAEQRFGGRSLIRFGYGCFFVSAAGVALFAGTVKGVILWRAVAGVGFGIVGIMMTAYERQFIPENIRGRSIGLISTAYNLPSLIVVPAMEFLISEGFFKSYIFFFPLLVTAGIAAIRRLPPLPAENAATHEYGETEEKASYLVLLKRPQIIFFIISAMLFALTDAGQLRFVQLAQERGVAASYFFSVSAGTALLFRIIFGHLIDRLPRKLCAPVSTAVTAAMMFTMTFVSTPATLMLCGFIFGLAMGFGYPAFMCLTIDLGGRRYVTRLAVLFGLLYSSQFFITPIIMEFLIRLAGDAAGAYRLLYGAVFLAAAALVPLSPRVYRTKA, from the coding sequence ATGCCGAAGATCGCCTCACCGACAAGAGATAACCCAAGCATCCCGGCCTCGGCGTGGGGTTATATACTGCTGTTCTTCTGCATTACCTTTATCAGCGCCGCGCTTGAGAGCGGCTATTATTTCATGCTTCCCTACCTCGCAGGGATCGGAATCTCAGCGGGAGAGCTCGGGGGCGTAGTCATGGGAGTGTGCTACGGGGTCTCTTTTTCGCTGCGCCCCTTCATCCCGATAGCGGAACAGCGCTTCGGGGGCCGCAGCCTGATACGTTTCGGCTACGGCTGTTTCTTCGTCAGCGCGGCGGGCGTCGCGCTCTTTGCCGGAACGGTGAAGGGCGTGATTCTGTGGCGCGCCGTCGCCGGAGTCGGCTTCGGGATCGTCGGCATCATGATGACGGCCTATGAGCGGCAGTTTATACCAGAAAATATCCGCGGCCGCAGCATCGGACTGATTTCCACCGCCTACAATTTACCCTCTCTCATTGTCGTGCCGGCGATGGAGTTCCTGATCTCAGAGGGCTTTTTCAAAAGCTATATATTTTTCTTTCCGCTGCTGGTGACGGCCGGCATCGCCGCCATAAGGCGCCTGCCGCCGCTCCCCGCCGAGAACGCCGCCACACACGAGTACGGAGAAACGGAGGAGAAGGCCTCTTATCTCGTACTGCTCAAGAGACCGCAGATAATCTTTTTCATCATATCCGCCATGTTATTCGCCCTCACCGACGCGGGGCAGCTGCGCTTCGTGCAGCTGGCGCAGGAACGGGGCGTCGCCGCATCATACTTCTTCAGCGTCTCGGCGGGAACGGCGCTGTTGTTCAGGATTATTTTCGGACATCTCATCGACCGGCTGCCGCGCAAGCTGTGCGCGCCAGTATCAACTGCGGTAACGGCGGCGATGATGTTTACAATGACCTTCGTCTCCACCCCCGCGACGCTGATGCTCTGCGGCTTTATCTTCGGCCTCGCGATGGGCTTCGGTTATCCGGCCTTTATGTGCCTGACGATAGACCTCGGGGGACGGCGCTATGTGACGCGCCTCGCCGTCCTCTTCGGCCTGCTATATTCCAGTCAGTTCTTCATTACGCCGATCATTATGGAATTCCTCATCCGGCTCGCGGGCGACGCGGCTGGAGCCTACCGCCTGCTCTACGGCGCGGTATTCCTCGCCGCGGCGGCTCTCGTACCGCTGAGTCCGCGGGTATACCGTACAAAAGCATAA